TGAAATTAACGGTTAGTTAAGAACGACACCTAACATAAAACATACTCCCTAATATAAAAATATATCTTCTACAATAGATTACCTCCTCTGCATCAATATAGTCAACCGCAATTATTCATTTAAAAGAAAAATACAGAAAATCAACTCATACGAAAAAGAATGTTCACATTTTCTCTATTGACCTCTTGTTTATATTTCATTTTAAATTAGGTTAAACAACGGACGGAAAAGGTGGAGATTTTGTGGCCGGCCAGGAAAACCAAAATAGTTTAACTTATGAGATGAGCGAATTAATAAAAGCATCAGAAAAAATCATTAAATTTAAAAAAGGTACTTTTTTATTCCGCGAAGGGCAAGAAGCAAAAGAAATGTTTATTATTCTGTCCGGCAAGGTACAGATCTCAAAAATGAATGCGGAAGGCAAAGAATTGTATTTAAGATTATGTAATAAAAACGATATTGTAGGCGAGCTAACCCTCTTCACAGTGGGTCCTCGATATTTATTCAATGCAAGAGCAGTTGAAGATGGTGAGGCAGCAGCGGTTAATATTGAGAACCTGGAACAAACATTGTTCAACAACAGCCAGCTTGCATACCAATTTTTAAAATGGATGAATGACCATATCCGAAAAACAATCACTAAATTCCGCGACCTTGTCCTTCACGGCAAAAAAGGAGCTTTGTATTCTACCCTTATAAGGCTGAGCAATAGTTACGGCATTCAAAAGGACGATGGCATTCACATCAACGTACCGATCACGAACCAGGATTTAGCAAATTATTGCGGAACTGCCAGGGAAAGCGTCAGCCGCATGCTTGGGGAATTACGCGATGAAGGGATCATCTCCATAAACAAAAAAAGGATAATCATTCATGACCTACTCTATCTCAAACAACAAATAGACTGTGAGAACTGTCCAATAGAGTTTTGCAATATAGATTGATAAAAAAAGGAAACCTGCAGAGGTCTCCTTTTTCATTTGCTTCCTTATAAAAATACTGGGAGAATTATGGGCAGAAACAACGAAGTTACTATAGCGGCCATACCCATTGCTGCACCTGAAACTGCGCCTTGCAACTCTCCTTCCCTGGCTGCTTCTGCTGTACCAATTCCGTGAGCAATGGTGCCTATTGCCAAACCTCTCGAAAAAGGATCGTGGATTTTCATAGTGTTCATAAGAAATGGGCCAATCATCGCCCCCAACATGCCTGTAATCATGACGAACGCAGCAACCAGAATCGAGTCTGCCCCGATGATCCTGGCAACCTCTGAAGCTACAGGTATTGTGATAGACTTGATCGTCAAAGAAATTAATATCAAATCTGACAAGTTAAGCAAATACGCTATGAACACAGCTGAGATAATGGTCGAGACTATCCCTGCTACAAGACCGAACAAAGCTGGAACCGCGTACGCTGAAATGATTTTTCTTTGGCGATATAATGGTACAGCTAAAGCCACAGTAGCCGGTCCCAGAAAATAGGTCATAATCTCACTTGCTGGTTCATATTTCTTATAAGGTATATTCAGCAACAGCAACACGGCAATCACAATCACTGTACTTAAAAATACCGGGGATGTTAGCGGAGATGGATATTTACCCGCAGCTCTCCTGGCAAAAAGGTAAGCGAGCAAGGTTATGATAATGCTAAAGATCGTGAGCAGAGTTTCCAGTTTCATTTCCCTCCTTACGCTTTACCAGCATATGTGAAGTGCCTCCTGCAAACACCATGCCTATTATAGCGCTCAAAACTAAAATAACCGCAAGTTGCATGCCATTTTCTGCGATAAGTCCCCCGAGAGTCATCAAACCAACTGAGATCGGTACAAAAAAGAACGATAGATGCCTGACGAGATAATCAGCTGCGCCTTCAAACCATTCAAGCCGGACTACCCGCGTCCATAACAGCACGAAAAGCAGAATCATTCCTAATACATTTCCGGGAATACGCAGCTCGAACAGTTCTACAATAAAAAAGCCGGCTTTGTTAATCAGGATCAACCCTGTGATTTGTAAGAAGTATTTAATGATTTTATTAGCTTTCAAAGCTTATTTCCCCTTTATATTTCCCTAGACGTTGAAATTGTTTTACAATTCATTATAAATCCCATTCCTTATATTGCAAGAATATTCACTTATCTTTTTTTGAAAGCTATATGTTAAACATAGTTCACACAATGTCCATATGATTTTCCTCATGTTTCTTATATCTTTATAAGGGGGAGGATTGTGTCATGAAAAAAATCTATCTTATCAGCTCACTTATTGTATTAATAGGAATTACATCGGGAATCTCATTTTTTCTAATCCGAGATGCGAATGCACAAATTCCAGAGGACATCACGCTTGTCACCATGGATGAAGAAAAATATACTTTTGGTGAAGAAACAGAGGCCATCAAGCTTGTAGAATTCATTTATACTCATTGCCCTGATATCTGCCCAACGACAACACAAAAAATGAACCTACTTCGCAAAGACTTAATCCAAGAAGGTGTTTACGGTAAAGAAGTGCAATTTGTTACAATTACAATTGATCCGTACCGGGATACACCTGAAGTTTTGAGGGAATATATGGACAATTTCGGTCTCGAAAACGACGGAA
This window of the Mesobacillus jeotgali genome carries:
- a CDS encoding Crp/Fnr family transcriptional regulator, whose amino-acid sequence is MSELIKASEKIIKFKKGTFLFREGQEAKEMFIILSGKVQISKMNAEGKELYLRLCNKNDIVGELTLFTVGPRYLFNARAVEDGEAAAVNIENLEQTLFNNSQLAYQFLKWMNDHIRKTITKFRDLVLHGKKGALYSTLIRLSNSYGIQKDDGIHINVPITNQDLANYCGTARESVSRMLGELRDEGIISINKKRIIIHDLLYLKQQIDCENCPIEFCNID
- a CDS encoding LrgB family protein; the protein is MKLETLLTIFSIIITLLAYLFARRAAGKYPSPLTSPVFLSTVIVIAVLLLLNIPYKKYEPASEIMTYFLGPATVALAVPLYRQRKIISAYAVPALFGLVAGIVSTIISAVFIAYLLNLSDLILISLTIKSITIPVASEVARIIGADSILVAAFVMITGMLGAMIGPFLMNTMKIHDPFSRGLAIGTIAHGIGTAEAAREGELQGAVSGAAMGMAAIVTSLFLPIILPVFL
- a CDS encoding CidA/LrgA family protein, with the translated sequence MKANKIIKYFLQITGLILINKAGFFIVELFELRIPGNVLGMILLFVLLWTRVVRLEWFEGAADYLVRHLSFFFVPISVGLMTLGGLIAENGMQLAVILVLSAIIGMVFAGGTSHMLVKRKEGNETGNSAHDL
- a CDS encoding SCO family protein: MKKIYLISSLIVLIGITSGISFFLIRDANAQIPEDITLVTMDEEKYTFGEETEAIKLVEFIYTHCPDICPTTTQKMNLLRKDLIQEGVYGKEVQFVTITIDPYRDTPEVLREYMDNFGLENDGNWIFLTGDPADTLEEQKKIKQVADTFHFQYRDPGNGFYVHSTFTYLIDENNKFIKKFPMGEDFNKDEVFEEIMDEI